In Panicum virgatum strain AP13 chromosome 4N, P.virgatum_v5, whole genome shotgun sequence, a single window of DNA contains:
- the LOC120670668 gene encoding uncharacterized protein LOC120670668, translating to METASGATLGRTTGRRRASCPHPSSGPPRGCRLLLSTASQRAERGTDGGGAAARARRQGMAEGRRQPHPGEEAGRARGMAAAEVRKERGEGERGGGARATRRGTAEVCEDRTGTWPLRVHGTSPPRCADSGPSLGQRHAAHPPSAPQIHRRFSQIRRSLPFPEPAGSHGTQCVRGAARGRDRARRRHARAAASRMRGARLAHRQRPGSFLLISTSTYLRGSSHITAAVELLRPLPGGPPSLSGHLPQVPSIAGSADGSGQPLLTAYGCKVN from the exons ATGGAGACGGCGTCGGGAGCAACCCTCGGGAGGACGACGGGGCGAAGGCGCGCTTCCTGCCCTCACCCTAGCAGCGGGCCGCCGCGCGGGTGCCGTCTCCTGCTTTCTACGGCCTCACAACGTGCGGAACGGGggacggacggcggcggcgccgccgcccgggcgaGGAGGCAGGGCATGGCGGAGGGACGGCGGCAGCCTCACCcgggcgaggaggcggggcggGCCAGAGGGATGGCGGCAGCGGAGGTTCGcaaggagaggggagagggcgagcggggcggcggtgcCCGGGCGACGAGGCGGGGCACGGCGGAGGTTTGCGAGGACAGGACCGGCACGTGGCCGCTTCGCGTCCACGGGACATCACCACCTCGATGCGCCGACTCCGGTCCTTCGTTGGGCCAACGCCACGCCGCGCACCCTCCCTCCGCTCCCCAGATCCACCGCCgcttctcccagatccgccggtcacttccctTCCCGGAGCCGGCGGGGAGCCACGGGACCCAGTGCGTGCGGGGAGCAGCTCGCGGGCGGGACCGAGCTCGCAGGAGGCATGCAAGAGCAGCGGCCAGCAGGATGCGGGGAGCGCGCCTGGCTCATCGCCAGCGACCTGGCTCCTTCCTCCTAATCTCCACCAGTACCTATCTCCGCGGTAGCTCTCACATCACAGCAGCGGTTGAGCTCCTGCGGCCGCTGCCGGGCGGGCCGCCTTCTCTCTCCGGCCACCTTCCTCAGGTGCCCTCCATCGCCGGATCAGCCGATGGGAGCGGGCAACCTCTGCTGACAGCCTACG GCTGCAAAGTAAACTGA